GGGCTGATGCAACGTCCGCTGCGCTCGCCCACTCTGCGCGCGCGTTGGTCGCTGCAAGCTCTTGGTGGCCGAGGAAGGACGCGTTCGTGCGCCCGGGAGAGGGTACCTGTCGCTCTGCATTAAAGCCCCTGCAcggtttctttctcgttctctttttctttccttctttcattctctctctctctctctctctctctctctctctctctctctctctctctctctctctctctctctctctctctctctctctctctctctcttctctttctctttctctttctctttctctctctctctctctctctttctctttctctttctctttctcttctctctctctctctctctctctctctctctctctctctctctctctctctctctctctttattgaaaCCAATCCCATGAGAtgaatttcctcctttcctccctctccttctcaaactccttccgtctccccccctccctctccctctcccatcccctctcccgttcccactccctccccttctcacttttcctctccctttccctgccttccccccgCCGTGCAGAGAGCGGGCGGCGAGAGCGCCCTCGTGAGCGGGCCCCCTGAGCCAAGTGATGTGTCGCGGGCTGATCTCCGCCATCGTCGTCTTCCGCAgatgggcgggaaggaggagggtggatgcgTTACTTGCGGGAGTCGAGGGCGGGGGCAAGCGTTtcaggaagtggggaggggggtagaaaggcccctcgtgtgtgtgtgtttgtgtgtttgcatggggCAGCGATCGTGTTGACGTTTGTTCTTGATCAGGCATTCTCTCCCGGTTGTCCGTTGTGGCGAGGGtccttttatccctcttctctaGTTCTCTGTTTGTCGATcgatccatttctcttcctctcttactgtcGCTCATGCATGACCGCTGTAATGAGTGAAGCATGAGGCGAGCGTTACCGTGTCACGCTCCTGGCGCCAGTCACGCCCGCTACAAGGACAGTGTGGAGGCGGGGGCGGGGATTAGGGTAGGGGGCTATGACgtcacatccccctctcctcgtcGTCGTCACATCTGGGCGCGGGTTACATGTGCACCCTAAGGCCGCACGCGATGGTACTTCGGTATCtgtggttgtgtttttgtttgtatttttaagtATTCGTGTTACTCTTGAAAATTATGCACACGGGTAACTTCAGCCATCACTGATCATGCATAATCGGAAATCAGCGAGTGCATCTCTTCTAAGCTCCCTCTTTCAAGTCCAGTCATGCAGAAGCTTACCCTTTGGGGCTGTGAGGATGGCCTTGTGTGGCGCCCAGCTTTATCTTAGTTTCTTGAGATGAGGAaaattcaccctctcctctttcccttcccccctcctccttctccctgtcatcatcatcattattattttccctccGGGCTCTGAAACAAGGCGTAGATCCGTCGGGCGAGTGTGGGTGTGGCGCCGTCTCGATTCGGGGCGGGACGGGGAGAAATGATGTGATGTAAATTGCGGTCATGGAAAGAAAATATAGCTCGAATTCACTGTGGCTTCTGGGCTtgcagtttatttatatatggatttaatatcataattgtcattgcaAAGGCGAAAGCTGGGGCTGTCAGCAGGCCATTCTAGAAGGGAAAGGCTTGCCGTCGCCTCTGCCAAGGTCGCTGCGGCACCGCACTCTTATCAGATAGCATTGTCCGCGGCGCTGCAGGTATGCCAGGCGGGCGTCACAAGGACCCTTGGGAGACGCCGGGCATTGTGTCGCGCCCACAGCCTTGCGCCGCATCCCGGGGGAAATGCGGAGccaaggagcaggggagggaactGTGCTGTCTTGCTTTGGTGACTAGATGCTGATGGGTGgcatgtgaggggggggggcttgggtacATGAGGGCATGGTGGGACTTCTTAAGTCATCGCTTGGAAACGGTGGCTTCCGTTCGTCTGCCAGTGGCTTAGCAATCTCCTGGCCACGTTAGTATCTCATATTTTTACGCCCAGGTGATCACAAAGATTGTTGTGACGCTCTAAACGATCGAAGCGCATGTTAGCCTGCTTTTAGAGGttgggggttgatgggggggggggggcaaacgagCGACAGAGTTCTAGGGGGTAGTGGCTGGGGGAGGCAACGAGCGACCCCGTTGTTTGCGGAGGTGAACGGACTGGGTGCTCGCCTCAGCCCTCGGCCGACGCCAAACGAGCGCAGAAGAGTCCTCGTTAGCGGACGTCGCGAACGAGGGCAGATGAGGGCGAGTGCGTTTCGCGAGGGGAAGGTGCGAGTGTTCTAACCCAGCGACCATTACAGGTAAACATGACAGGAAGCCCGAGCAGGTAGCGTGACCAGGACACTCAGGGGCTAGGCGTTGGCCTTTCAAGACGCTCTCGACAGGTTGAACCGCCTCAACTGTCTCGTTGACGCGTCGCCACGCTGAACGCGAAGAAATTGTTACTGAtactgaaaaaaaatctacaaagtgAAGTATTGAATAAAAAGACTTGGAAAAATATAATTGTGATGGTGTCAAGAAtagaacactaataataaaagaaaacacttGAATCACCATGCGCATGCGGAGTCGTAGCGTGGCGGTGCCCTCTGCtgctcacaataacaataaccaccacaaccttaacaacaacaacaacagtcacgTCAGCAGCGCGGCCACCACCGGCGCCTCTCGGAGTGTGCTCAACATCCCCGGTGAGCTGAAGCTGCACTACTCCGAGGTGGTGAGCGTGGCCGAAAAGCTCTCCCGGCTCTTCTCGCGCACGCACACCTACCATGTGCACCGCAGACACAAGACGCTGCGGCAGGAGGTGagtctggaggtggaggagaccgtagataggagaaaggaggaggagcagggagagggaaagcgtagatataagggaggaggagggagagcgtagttaggaggaaggagggaagagaagggaaagcgtagataggaggaggagggagagggaaagcgtagataggaggaggagtagggagaggggaagcggagataggaggaggagggagaggggaagcgtagatataagggaggaggagggagagcgtagttaggaggaaggagggaagagaagggaaagcgtAGAtaggagcaaggtctatataagtacttatatagaccttggataggaggaggagggagagggaaagcgtagataggaggaggaggagggagaggggaagcgtagatataagggagaaagagggtagttAGGAGTaaggagtgaagagaagggagagcgtagataggagggaggatgaaaggcgTGTTGGCGAGGCAGGTGAGTAGAGTGCGTGAGCATTCATGAGGGATTAGTGAGGCGCGCTTGCCGTCCGGGGCAGCACATGGCAGGGAAAGAAGATCTGTTGTTCGGGGAAAATTCTTTGTGAGTCCGCATAGTTGGAGGCGCACGTCACGGGGAGGTCGCTTCGGGTGAAGGTCAGGAGGGAGTCCTTCCACGGTGGCAACCGAGGCCCCCTGACCCGACTCGCGGGGCACGCTGACCTGCGTAGTATGCGCCCTCGCCCACGCTGTGAGGGCGTGTGCCAACGCCTGGGCAGGGTGCGGACGTTGCTGGGAAAGGCAGGTTAACGGAGACATGGGGAGGACATGGAGAAaacgcatacgcatacatacacacgcacgcaaacacataaacaaacacacacacacacacacacacacacacacacacacacacacacacacacacacacacacacacacacacacacacacacacacacacacacacacacacatacacacacatacacacacatacacacacacacacatacacatacacacacacatacacacacatacatacacatacacacacatacacacacacacacacgcacgcacgcacgcacgcacgcacgcacgcacgcacgcacgcacgcacgcacgcacgcacgcacgcacgcacacacacacacacacacacacacacacacacacacacacacacacacacacacacacacacacacacacacacacacacacacacacacacacacacacgagaggcaAATGGAAAGCCCGGGGCGGCGCAGTGCAATCCCAAACAAACATTCCATGCaacacgcaccaacacacgcaTGCCTCGGCGGCCGCGCGGCAGTgtgtccgccgccgccgccgcgaggGGATGTCTGCACTGGTGCTGGGGCAGGTGGGCGAGCTGCCGCGCGGACGGGCTTGTGGTTTCAGCAAGGCGAGGGTTTCGAGTGGTGTGCCTTCGAGGAGGACTCCGTGGCGGCGCGGGCACTCTGGGGTCGACCGCATGCCCGTGTGCGAGGCgttcgtgtgtccgtgtgtgagcgAGGAGGCGTTGTTGACATGTGCGCGGTGAAAATCTGTGTCATGCACTGAGGTGTGGTTCGGCTAACGACTGTTTTCAGCCCGAGGGACGGCCTAGCGAGACTTATAGGGACCTGTTTACACACCCAAGATTTTCTCTCGGCTGTATTTACCGAGTGCATTTTCACATACAGgtgatattatgtgtgtgtatgtatgtatatgtaagggaACACCGAATGTGCGGCGGGCTTGTCTCgaacctccttcgcctccttgaAGACGGATATTGCAGAGGGACTCCTCCTCGGGGTATCACAGAGGCCGGAAGTCGTGCACGCAGATCTGGGCGTGGGGAGAAggcgaggatggaggaggtggaggcagcaGTAGCACGCGTCACCTCACCGAGCCACAGCCATCATTCGCTCAAGATTTTCACTGTCCCGTCCAAGAGCCTTTGAGATAGAATCCCATGGAAAAGTGCACGCGTTTGGAACGGATTGTCTTTGCCGTCTTGTCTTGTAtcgttttgttcttttctgttacCTCCAAGAGGGAGGATCCGGTGCGTCCAGCTGCTGTCGTCTTGTGGCTGACGCGTTGAGGTCGCccggtttgtgtgagtgtgtatgtgcgtgcgcttgagcttttttgtgtgcgtgtgcgtgtttgtagctGCACTTgtatttttgggtgtgtgtgtatgtagcgtGTTTGTTTTATGCTTCTTGTGTTTTTGTGtcgttttatgtttttgtatgcATGTGCAAGTATTTGTATTTCTATGCCTTGTCTTCTGTATGTGTTTCCATATGCATGCTTTTATCATACATGTTGTTGTTTACTGCATAGTGCATGTCCAAGAGTGAGGGTCTGGCAGCGAGGCGTCATGCAGCGGACCGTTGACCTCGCCCTTTCTCGTCTCATGCACATCCTTGTGGATCTGGccgcctccctccgtctcctctccctccccactcttccacttattcccactcttcccttctcctccatcctctcctcttcttgtccccctcgtttttccttcctgttcctctctcaccttcctctctcctctccctctctccctccacggcCTTTCGACTCTGGCCATGCTCGCAGCACAGGTCCCAGAAGGATAAGGATATGTTTATTAAAATCAGCAGTGTGATAGAAAGTCGCTAGTAATTTCGTGGCGAGTTATCAGTATCACACTCTTGGTCTCACTATGTTGCAATTCCCCTCATTATACACATCAATAATTAAGCGctcactctctcgcacacacgcgCTCGATCatccacatattcatatatttattcactcaACCGCATATTCAGTCAATCGCACACATACCGTTTCAatcacacgcccacccacacacgcccacccacacacgcccacacacacacgcccacacacacccaagcggAGGCATTTCCTCACGGTTGATGCCCTCGGTGGCCGGCCTCCCGTAGCCCGTGGGCCCAGGGAGCTCCTGCAGTATCCTTCGTCTTTGTGAGGACGCGCAGCCTAGGCTAGCTTGGCCGCGTTCCATTTTTTTATGTCGCGGTTGCTTTTTTTCGAAGCGATTTTGTTTCGTTAGATGTTGCATGCACAtgcttcgttttttgtttttttttaaactatGTATGTCTGgcatttctgtgtttgtgtggatgcgtATGCTTGACTTTGCTTATATATtaagtttttatgtttttctttttcctacttctATTTGTCCTAATCCATGACACTAACGGCGGCCTCTCCCGCAGCCATCGAACTCGTGGGTGACCGTGCACAACCTGAAGCAGCTGGACGGAGGCATCCTCGACCCGGACGACCGCCTCAACGACGTGGCCGACGACCGGGAGCAGATCATAGCCATCTACGATGAGCagacgcaccaccaccaccaccacggcgGAGACGGCACCTCGGCGTCCTCGGACTCGGAAAACCCTTCGCCAGATATTTTCCAAGTGAGTTTGGATTGACTTCTCTTTCGTCCAAAGGGTCCTAGGTAGGGTTTGttttttaggaggggggggggtgaaaagagtCTGACTAGTTGTGAGGGGCAGAATAGGTtgtagatcttgaaagtatgaaGTTATAGAAGAGCGTATTCTACATACCCGCCGCCAAAGCATGGAGCTCTGGTAATCTGCTATGAGAAATAGGTggctttctttgttcatttttatgaGGGTACTTTCCAGTCTTAAAGGACACATCTCTCATAACTTCCCCTCTAGTTttaaattctcccccccccccccgcaatgcCCTCACCCTCGGCCTCCCCGCAGGGCGTGGAGCACAAGTTCGCGCCCTTCACACGCAACGACATCGAGATCACCGGCGAGGAGCTGAGCGCCACGCCGCCGCCGCTGCACGTGCGGCGCGGGAGCGAGCCAGCGCTCAACCGCCTCTCGCCCATCCCGCCCGCGGCCGCCGCCCCGCCCGATCCGACCAAGAGGTGGTCGGCCGCGCCCATCATCGAGGACCAGAATGCGCCGCCCAGCTCCACGCCCATGAAAATGGTGGTAAGTGTGGCGTCGGGAATTCCGAATTTCGTTTTGTGACTTCTCTAAGTTATTATTTTATGGTTGGCTTGTTTGTTCAGGTTTTATgagtttgttatttgtttactattgatttgatatttttgtatggtatcattttattattttttccttttttgattttgAATCATTGCTTGGCTTTAACGGTCTCAGGCATGACTATGGGACGTGTCTTGTAGAACTTttaatattacctttattattactattatatcgattgttattatcaatcatcattggTCACTGCCAAACATACTCTAAGTTCTCGCAGCCCACAAAGCGTTCATTaactcattcccccttccccttttctctttccttttctctctccccgtttATCTACTTAGATTCCCCACCTCTATGTCCAGGACGGCCACAGCTCCTACGAAGACGACAACGTGTTCGTGGacccgggggagaggggggagggctcgGGGGAGGAGaagacgccctcctcctcctcctcctcctcccaccactccGCCACCACCGCCTTCACCAGATTCTCTAGAGACACCAATAGATGTTCTGTTCAGGTAGTTGCAGCGCTTCTAGATactcgtttttcatttttctgcctctttgtttgttttttcagtttcttgtctctttcctttttggttttctttttggtttggtTGTAGGACATGCGAGGGATTTACATTTCCTCAAAGGCTCATCAGAGTTTTGGAATGTTAAAAGATGGAAATGCAATTTATATTACATTTTCCGATTTGCTACCTGGTACCCTATTGAAGATTGATAAGCGTCGTCTTTAAGAATCTCAGTTTGATGATGGCTTTGCTTCCGCGCAGGTCCTGTCCGACAACCCGGCGATGGCGCGGTGGGCGGACGCGGCGGACCGAGTGGTGGGCGCGAGCGAGGGCAGGCGGCGGGAGCCCCTGGGAGGGTCAGCCTCGTCCCCCATGCACTCCAGGGACCCCTCGCATGACGAGGCCGCCAACAGGTCGGTTCTCTTCTGGAGGTGCACGGGGTCGAGCTCAGCTCTCTCCTACGGCTTTCTCTCCGAAGAATCTGTAAAACAGATTGGATATATATTGTTAACTTAGCAGAAATCACGTGATATTCACACACTGGAACTCGAAAGTACGGAACCCAAAGCAATTTCTTGGTGTGGCTTTGCAGCATCCTCGTGGTCCTGAGCAACGACCGGGGCCCGCTGGGCATCCACGTGATCCCGAGCACGGACGTCACGGGGCACGACCAGGGGCTGCTGGTCGAGGGCGTGGAGCCGGGCGGACGGATCGCCCGCGACGGCAGGATCGAGGTCCACGACAGGATCATCGAGATCAACGGGAAGCCGCTCAATAATATTACTTTCCAAAAGTAAGGAGCGCGACTTTGGTTGCACGGACGGTGTAAAGACGAGCGTGCTTTTTTAGAAGTTTTATGAGCAGAAAAAAGACTTGGTTTGATTTCAGTTTTTATTGATTGTTTTTCCTTCAGGGCTCAAGAAATTTTCAAAGACGCCATGTTAACGCCAGAACTACGACTGCGTGTTGTCAAAGGCCAGAGGCAGGAGTGGTACGCGGGGCAGGCCGCGGAATTGGTCGAAGGAGAGGAAAAACGTGAGGACATCCGTCAGTCTTTTGTGTTAGTTGTTTGTCAGAAAGAAAGTGGTCATATTCCAGCTTCATTTAGTGGAAGGAAACCGTAGGAACGGAAttgattttcttatcttttacggTTGCAGTCGTCGGAGGTGCTAAGGTCGCTAGCGTCATGTCCACGAGGAAGGTTCCTCCGGCGTCGCTCTCCTCGCGAACGCAGACCGTGATCCTGCAGAGCAACACGCGCAAAATCGGACGCAGACTGAACGTGCACCTCACCAAGGGCCAGCACGGCCTCGGCTTCTCGATAACCACAAGAGACAACCCCGCCGGGGGAGAGGCTCccatttacataaaaaatatattgccaaaggtatgttttttgttttgttttgttttttggttaggGGTCGTCAtttgattgtatatatgtttgtaattttGAACTGGCGATAGATGCTTAGAGTGTGAGTGTGACCTTGGCTCCCCTTTCCAGGGAGCGGCCATCGAGGACGGGAACCTTCGAATCGGCGACCGTCTGCTGGAGGTGAACGGCGTGGAGGTGACGGGGCGCAGTCAGTCGGAGGTCGCCGCCCTCCTGCGGGAGATCCCCATCGGAGGGGCGGCTACGCTGGCGGTCTCTCGGCAGGACCAGCGCAACGGCGATGCGGCTTCGGGGACGGCCGACTCAACGCCGGAGACCGAAAAGCCTGCGAGTCCGAAGCTGCCGAGACAGTTGGTGAGTGGGCTTGGGTTCAGGTCGTCGCGGGGCCGGCTTGCCTTGCGcgcgcttttgtttttttgtcctttttaatGCTGTTATAGCTGCACTTTTTCATTTAGTCACACTGCACTGCTTAGCTCGGCGCTTTTCGCACTTTTCCCAAGTCATGGAACCCTTGTTAATTGCCGTCACTTCTTAGATGTTCTAGAAATATACGAATTTTTGGCCTGTTAATGAGTTGGTCTGATTAAAAATTGCCATTCAGACCCAGACACAGTTAACAAGAGAGTCCACCAAAGCCCTTTAATCTGTTGCATTTGCTAATGGAGCCACGTCAGTCATTTTTGACGCCGCGTTGCTCCGTTGTGTGTTTGCCTGGTTTCATAGAAAGTGTGAGCATTCAGTAGTTTAGTCGTATTAAGATGTGTCATTTCCTGTATATTTCTTGGTTCCGAACCAATAGATATTCAGTAAGTGCTAAGGCTTCCGACCTGGACCGAATGTGTTATTGACTTTGACATTTTGTTATAGGTCTCCTACCACCACCAAGAcagtctccccttcctccgccagGTATTAtgatctttctcctccactcagGCACTGTTCATAGAGGACAAGGTTGTAGTGAATGGATTTTAGAGTTTTGCGAGTCAGTTGGATGTGGAGGGAGATCGTCATCACAGAGCTTTTTGTGTTCATAACAAATTGCATCTTGTTTTTTATAAGCATTGCCTGATAGATTATTAGTTCGGTGTTTGCAATGTGTATATAGCttgcatttttgtattttttttcattcatttttttgttgGGGTGATATCACGATTTTTGCCAgttaatgtttatatttgttttgttttttgtattagaGCTAAATAAGCTAAACCAGTTATATCATATTCACAGTTTTTTcaattctctgttttttgttttactattAGCCATTATTTAAACCAGCATTCAGGTTCTGAACAGAAACTGGGAACGTCACTGCTTCGCCACAAACTAACTACATCTTTGTGTACCAACAGCCGGCGGAGAAAGCAGCGGAGGACAGCCTCATGTTCCCgtggaaacaaagagaaatccTCATGTTCGAAATCCCAGTGCATGACTCCGAAAGAGCTGGACTGGGTgagtttttctttgctttttatatCGGCATGATGAGTCGATTGTGAATTTTAATCCTGTGATATAGGTGAGAGCTTTCTCTAGGCAGGATTTTTAAACATCCTTACTGATCTATCCACATTCCTTTCCCCTTCGTAGGAGTGAGCGTGAAGGGCAAGACGAGCTCGGGCCCGAACGGCTCGGTCGATCTGGGAATCTTCGTGAAGAACGTGATCCACGGCGGGGCCGCCTCGCGCGACGGCCGCCTCTTCCAGAACGACCAGCTCGTCAACATCAACGGGATGTCGCTCCTCGGCAAACCCAACAGCGAGGCCATGAAGACGCTGCGGACAGCGATGCATCaggaggtgagtgtgtggtgcGTGGCATCAAGGATGGGCGTATGGCGCTGGGAGGGATGGGCGTATACATTTGAATTGTGTGCTGGTGAGACGCAGTGGTTGAGGACTTTTCCTTTCCTCAGGGTCCAACGCCGGGGATCATCTCACTTACGGTGGCCAGGAGGATCGACCACAAGGAGAGGTCGAGCCCCTCATCCAACAACAGGTCAGGTCGGGAGAGCGCCAACAGCCTCCTCACCAACTCGTCTGGCACCGAGACCCTGGGAGGTGCCAAGTCATCGCCCGCAACACCGACCCCCGATCATTCTGGTACTACTGATGCATCTGATACGACGGTCATTTTTAACGACCATAAGGTAAGGAAGTCTCACTCGTTGCATTCCATAATGGAAATGAAGATACAGTCTttgactttttttgttgtttgattaCATTGTCGGGCTACATAATTTTTTCTTGATTGTCAGTATGAAGGAGATGGCCATGAAATAGATGCCGGTGATTTTGGCCACATTAACCCAGTTATTCAGAGACTCACTGGGAATAACGGAGCCTTAAGAAATGAAAGTTATTATAAGGTAAATTTATCAAGTTTTTATGACAGATATAATAAGCTCACATGAGACAGTCCAAATGAAGAAGTTGTATACATATTGCCTGTTTTTGGACATTTTACTTCATGAATTTGTCTCAAGAAATCTCTTTGTGCACGATAGGCAACACATGACACGTGGAACACGTCCCAGTTGCAGCAGCTGGTGATGCGTGGCGAAAGGGAGTCTGTGGCGGTGGGAGGGCCCGGCCACAACCCCCTTGGGTCGCCGACTGTCAACCTGCCATCCAGAGACACCCTCATTA
This portion of the Penaeus vannamei isolate JL-2024 chromosome 11, ASM4276789v1, whole genome shotgun sequence genome encodes:
- the baz gene encoding partitioning defective 3 homolog isoform X25, producing MRMRSRSVAVPSAAHNNNNHHNLNNNNNSHVSSAATTGASRSVLNIPGELKLHYSEVVSVAEKLSRLFSRTHTYHVHRRHKTLRQEPSNSWVTVHNLKQLDGGILDPDDRLNDVADDREQIIAIYDEQTHHHHHHGGDGTSASSDSENPSPDIFQGVEHKFAPFTRNDIEITGEELSATPPPLHVRRGSEPALNRLSPIPPAAAAPPDPTKRWSAAPIIEDQNAPPSSTPMKMVIPHLYVQDGHSSYEDDNVFVDPGERGEGSGEEKTPSSSSSSSHHSATTAFTRFSRDTNRCSVQVLSDNPAMARWADAADRVVGASEGRRREPLGGSASSPMHSRDPSHDEAANSILVVLSNDRGPLGIHVIPSTDVTGHDQGLLVEGVEPGGRIARDGRIEVHDRIIEINGKPLNNITFQKAQEIFKDAMLTPELRLRVVKGQRQEWYAGQAAELVEGEEKLVGGAKVASVMSTRKVPPASLSSRTQTVILQSNTRKIGRRLNVHLTKGQHGLGFSITTRDNPAGGEAPIYIKNILPKGAAIEDGNLRIGDRLLEVNGVEVTGRSQSEVAALLREIPIGGAATLAVSRQDQRNGDAASGTADSTPETEKPASPKLPRQLVSYHHQDSLPFLRQPAEKAAEDSLMFPWKQREILMFEIPVHDSERAGLGVSVKGKTSSGPNGSVDLGIFVKNVIHGGAASRDGRLFQNDQLVNINGMSLLGKPNSEAMKTLRTAMHQEGPTPGIISLTVARRIDHKERSSPSSNNRSGRESANSLLTNSSGTETLGGAKSSPATPTPDHSGTTDASDTTVIFNDHKYEGDGHEIDAGDFGHINPVIQRLTGNNGALRNESYYKATHDTWNTSQLQQLVMRGERESVAVGGPGHNPLGSPTVNLPSRDTLIIHDDAGNHMSREICRSDGPGASAGGYSDHPSQSDDAYTSQTSLEENAAGFSRDQFGRQSMSEKRHATLDAKNTDTYQRNKKAREEREKQRQMMLAQEKLAASQGMGMGLAAMEAARNRELLSRDAAVMGGKLLVRASSDESLASQNLQRTNSHAHEQPSSSSSQHEHLPPQDALRSRLDVGPGLGMKKSSSLESLQTMVQEMALEEEGHRMGSGRVPRGRGCNESFRAAVDRSYDVPLTGLRNKMETLAEEESESSGSGFGRGNSRQSSVNSAVDDKYKKVGKKKPGIFKGLGSMFRFGKHRKSIDNPNGLTSKGDGEVDRSEGRTEVDRAEVERLAAARRLQQEEHDRMQEQYRRMIENTARSNQQQQQPQMRPDEGEPSRSERMHQLRAEHQRRHAQRNRTYPTDDLEERYESAIKQRLDPVPSEPKPDIRHMRSHSYDLYGDNGGRPGSRTAYADPHKYSHYVNYEQIQQHLRKNKEQERLKKLASQQYQDFREKQTSREAREYQSQRGPRDSAREHQHRPVSNYYEYESVQAMISHAQDNSSTSLPRRHHPPPPGPPPVAAAAVAKNASNNNTGHNNNLFPGVSQPHHMMMYKQISGSSVHSTHSAHGGQMGNYGQTMSNMGHRGHNEHTRDMPHQEGLYGSSYRPASHYTGPHHKPPPPPPHHHTTTLTVPGSKV
- the baz gene encoding partitioning defective 3 homolog isoform X18 codes for the protein MRMRSRSVAVPSAAHNNNNHHNLNNNNNSHVSSAATTGASRSVLNIPGELKLHYSEVVSVAEKLSRLFSRTHTYHVHRRHKTLRQEPSNSWVTVHNLKQLDGGILDPDDRLNDVADDREQIIAIYDEQTHHHHHHGGDGTSASSDSENPSPDIFQGVEHKFAPFTRNDIEITGEELSATPPPLHVRRGSEPALNRLSPIPPAAAAPPDPTKRWSAAPIIEDQNAPPSSTPMKMVIPHLYVQDGHSSYEDDNVFVDPGERGEGSGEEKTPSSSSSSSHHSATTAFTRFSRDTNRCSVQVLSDNPAMARWADAADRVVGASEGRRREPLGGSASSPMHSRDPSHDEAANSILVVLSNDRGPLGIHVIPSTDVTGHDQGLLVEGVEPGGRIARDGRIEVHDRIIEINGKPLNNITFQKAQEIFKDAMLTPELRLRVVKGQRQEWYAGQAAELVEGEEKLVGGAKVASVMSTRKVPPASLSSRTQTVILQSNTRKIGRRLNVHLTKGQHGLGFSITTRDNPAGGEAPIYIKNILPKGAAIEDGNLRIGDRLLEVNGVEVTGRSQSEVAALLREIPIGGAATLAVSRQDQRNGDAASGTADSTPETEKPASPKLPRQLVSYHHQDSLPFLRQPAEKAAEDSLMFPWKQREILMFEIPVHDSERAGLGVSVKGKTSSGPNGSVDLGIFVKNVIHGGAASRDGRLFQNDQLVNINGMSLLGKPNSEAMKTLRTAMHQEGPTPGIISLTVARRIDHKERSSPSSNNRSGRESANSLLTNSSGTETLGGAKSSPATPTPDHSGTTDASDTTVIFNDHKYEGDGHEIDAGDFGHINPVIQRLTGNNGALRNESYYKATHDTWNTSQLQQLVMRGERESVAVGGPGHNPLGSPTVNLPSRDTLIIHDDAGNHMSREICRSDGPGASAGGYSDHPSQSDDAYTSQTSLEENAAGFSRDQFGRQSMSEKRHATLDAKNTDTYQRNKKAREEREKQRQMMLAQEKLAASQGMGMGLAAMEGETREEFKPGSREVGIDLPTQDHPSLKAKQPEPSKKSSLKTSQQSSVLKNHHATLEIPRPILKPSPKLRQKANTLVSASPKAKSKQQYARKGGSETLDRTVGRGSLKGHWSGYPRGPFSPITRSLERNHSKGNQRTTFGQDLSAMISNWAARNRELLSRDAAVMGGKLLVRASSDESLASQNLQRTNSHAHEQPSSSSSQHEHLPPQDALRSRLDVGPGLGMKKSSSLESLQTMVQEMALEEEGHRMGSGRVPRGRGCNESFRAAVDRSYDVPLTGLRNKMETQDFFSHEEYFGYLVAEEESESSGSGFGRGNSRQSSVNSAVDDKYKKVGKKKPGIFKGLGSMFRFGKHRKSIDNPNGLTSKGDGEVDRSEGRTEVDRAEVERLAAARRLQQEEHDRMQEQYRRMIENTARSNQQQQPQMRPDEGEPSRSERMHQLRAEHQRRHAQRNRTYPTDDLEERYESAIKQRLDPVPSEPKPDIRHMRSHSYDLYGDNGGRPGSRTAYADPHKYSHYVNYEQIQQHLRKNKEQERLKKLASQQYQDFREKQTSREAREYQSQRGPRDSAREHQHRPVSNYYEYESVQAMISHAQDNSSTSLPRRHHPPPPGPPPVAAAAVAKNASNNNTGHNNNLFPGVSQPHHMMMYKQISGSSVHSTHSAHGGQMGNYGQTMSNMGHRGHNEHTRDMPHQEGLYGSSYRPASHYTGPHHKPPPPPPHHHTTTLTVPGSKV